One segment of Tamandua tetradactyla isolate mTamTet1 chromosome 13, mTamTet1.pri, whole genome shotgun sequence DNA contains the following:
- the LOC143653462 gene encoding uncharacterized protein LOC143653462 has translation MQSVDLVNLKDVVIEFTQEEWAMLYTSQRKLFREVMMENISHLLSVGYQVCKSDVASKLFQGEQLWEEGIELFQTQNSGRGNSLKKQEMLSMHHICRKDISTIMSLKQNSLTQKNGIICSELPENCTHIPRVTQHVLTQKGRKRYKVLNDQSSFNQQNHFHTNSKSYECHLLEKSFVQNSDHIHYNGSHIGEKPCEYYLCGKAFTKYSELRQHERTHTGKKTYVCHLCGKVFTQSSDLREHKRVHTGEKPHACHLCGKAFTYYSKLRRHENIHTGEKPYECLLCGKTFSQGAQLRQHERTHTGEKPYECHLCGKAFAICSYLKVHERIHTGEKPYECYHCGKAFAHCSSFRRHESIHSEEKPYECLLCGKAFSRSTELRQHGRIHTGKKPYECQLCGKAFMFCSELRIHERIHTGEKPYECHLCGKAFIRCSTLREHERIHTGEKRYICHLCGKAFTHSSNLRQHTNVHTGEKPHACCVCGRAFTQNSNLRRHERTHTGEKL, from the exons gaTATCAGGTCTGTAAATCAGATGTAGCTTCAAAGTTGTTTCAGGGGGAACAACTGTGGGAAGAAGGAATTGAATTGTTCCAAACCCAAAATTCAG gCAGGGGAAATagtcttaaaaaacaagaaatgctaTCCATGCATCATATCTGCAGGAAAGACATATCTACCATTATGTCACTG AAGCAGAATTCTCTTACTCAAAAGAATGGCATTATATGTAGTGAATTGCCAGAAAATTGTACTCACATTCCCAGAGTGACTCAACATGTATTAACTCAGAAGGGAAGGAAACGCTACAAAGTCCTCAATGACCaatcatcttttaatcaacaaaaCCATTTTCACACTAACAGTAagtcatatgaatgtcatctactTGAGAAATCATTTGTTCAAAACTCTGATCATATACATTACAATGGATCTCACATTGGAGAGAAACCCTGTGAATAttatctatgtgggaaagcctttactaaatattctgaactgagacaacatgagagaactcacactggaaagaaaacatatgtatgccatctatgtgggaaagtcttcacGCAAAGTTCTGACCTTAGAGAACATAAGAGAGTTCACACCGGGGAGAAACCTCATGCATGTCATCTATGTGGTAAAGCCTTCACTTATTATTCTAAACTTAGACGACATGAGAacattcacactggagagaaaccctatgaatgtcttCTATGTGGTAAGACCTTCAGTCAAGGTGCTCAACTGAGACAACATGAAagaactcacacaggagagaaaccatatgaatgccatctgtgtgggaaagccttcgcTATTTGTTCTTATCTTAAagtacatgagagaattcacactggagagaaaccttatgaatgttaCCACTGTGGTAAAGCCTTTGCCCATTGTTCTAGCTTTAGACGACATGAGAGCATTCACAGTgaagagaaaccctatgaatgtcttCTGTGTGGTAAGGCCTTCAGTCGAAGTACTGAACTGAGACAACATGGAAGAATTCACACAGGgaagaaaccatatgaatgccagcTGTGTGGGAAAGCATTCATGTTTTGTTCTGAACTTAGaatacatgagagaattcacactggagagaaaccatatgaatgtcatctatgtgggaaagctttcattcgATGTTCTACCCTTagagaacatgagagaattcacactggagagaaacgtTATATATGTCATCTATGTGGTAAAGCCTTCACTCATTCTTCTAATCTTAGACAACATACGAAtgttcacactggagagaaaccccatgCATGTTGTGTATGTGGGAGAGCCTTCACTCAAAATTCTAACTTGAGAagacatgagagaactcatactggagagaaactttag